The DNA region GGCTCGTCTCGCGCGTAACTTTGTTGATGCCCGGGACGTTTATCACTCGTAGGAGGTGTCTGGATGGTGGTTCGTCGTCTGTACGTGTTGGTGCTGGTGGCTTTGCTGGTGATGGGTATCGGAGATCGGGTTGCCGGATCGTCCGCGGCGGCATCGGGATCCGCGGCGGCTCGGCGGCCACGACCGCTCATGCGCAGCCTCGGCACCTCCCTCCAGGAGGCCGAGGTTGCTGCGAGGTATCCGGCAGGCGTCTTCCCGCGATCGGTGGCCCGGGAACCAGCGTCCTCGCAGCCGCCGTTGGTGAGGCCCAGGGCTATCACCTTGCCGGTGCTGATGTACCATGGTTTTACCTCTCTGGCGGGCGAGTACGAGGTACCCATCCCGGTGTTCCGCGAGCAGCTGGACTGGCTGAAGTCCCACGGCTACCGGACGGTGACGCTGCCCCAAGTGTACGCCTATATGTTCGGCAGGGGACGCCTGCCGCGCAAGCCCGTGCTCATCACCATGGACGATGGCCGGCTGAGCCAGCTGGCGGCGATCAGGGAGCTGCGGAAGCGCGGCATGCGAGCCGTGCTGTTCGTGATGGGCGGCGGCAACCAGCTGGATTGGGCGCAGCTGCGCAAGATCAAGTACTGGGGATTCGAGATCGAGTCGCATACGATGACGCACCCTCTGCACCCGCCGCTGACCAAGCTGTCCAGTGCCCGGCTATGGTACGAGCTGTACAACTCCCGCAGGGTGCTCAGGCAAAGGCTGGGGGTGAGCGCTCGCTACCTGGCGTATCCAGGGGGCGCGTACGACGCGCGAGTGGTGCGGATGGCGCGCAAGGCGGGCTATGTGGGCGCCCTGGGGTCGTGGGGAGGCGGGCGCTGGACGCCCGCGCAGCGCTTCTCGGAACCCAGGATGCTGGTCAGGGGCGACCTGTCCGTGCGGGCTTTCGGCCAGCTCGTAAGGAGCATGACGAGCAAGCCGGCCGAAAGCCCGGGAGGGGGGATAAACCCCTAGTCGGGGATCGTGTCGGTTGCCAGGAGACTCGCCGCCTCGTAGCGGTCGGGCTCCTGTACCTCGTAGATGTACTTGCCCCCTCGGAAGAGGGAGAACACGGCAGCCCCCAGGGATATCAGGGCGCAGATAGTGAAGGCCACTACCACGCCGTGCATGAAGGCGCCCGAGATCATGTCGGGGAAGAACTCCTTGCCGAGCACCTTGGAGCGGTTGGCGGCCGACAGCCCGTCCAGCACCTCCCTCGGCAGGAGCGTCGCCATGGGGTTGTAGCCTAGAAAGGCAGCAAAGAGTGCGCCGGTGGGCGGCAGGTGGGAGATGCCCTCGGCCACCTTGGCGGGGACGCCCACGGAGGTCAGCCCGCCGTACAGCGCGGCCGGCAGCTTGGACGCCAGGCCCGCGGTGACTAGGGAGAAGATCAGCGTGATCGACAGCGTGTTGCCCGCGTTCTGGAACGTGGCCCTCATGCCGCTGGCGACGCCCCGGTACTCTGGGGGCACGGAGTTCATGATCGAGGCCGTGTTGGGCGCGGAGAACATCCCCATGCCCAGCCCCAGCAGCAGGATGAGGCCGGCGAACACCGGGTAGCTGAAGTTGGCCGGCAGGAGCGTGAGCCCCACGAAACCCGCGGCGGTGATCACCATGCCGAGCGTGGTGAAGAGCCGTGAGCCGTAGCGGTCCGAGAGGTAGCCGCTCAGAGGCCCCATCAGGAGGAACCCCATCGACAGGGGGAGCATGTATATGCCGGCCCACAGCGGGGTCCGCTCGAAGCTGTAGCCGTGCAGCGGTAGCCATATCCCCTGCAACCAGATGATCAGCATGAACTGGAGGCCGCCCCTGGCGACCGACGCGAGGAAGCCGGCGATGTTGCCCATCGCGAACATCCTGATCCCGAACAGGTGGACCTGGAACATCGGGTCCGGCACCCGCAGCTCGACCAGGGCGAAGCCCACGAGCATCAGGAGCCCCACCGCCAGGCCCCCCAGCACCCAGGGATTGGTCCAGCCCATGTTGGAGCTGCCGTAGGGCATGATCGCGTAGCTGAGCGCGATGAGTATGACCGTCAGGCCGATGGCGAACAGGATGTTGCCGGGGATGTCCAGCCGCTGGTTGGCCCTGCGGCGGGAGGTCTCGTGGAGCATCATGTACGCCCACACGGTCCCCAGGAGCCCTATGGGCACGCTCACCAGGAAGACGGCCCGCCAGTTGATGGCCGCCAGGACGCCGCCGAGTATGAGCCCTACGAAGCCTCCGCCTATGCTGGCGATCTGATTCACGCCCATCGCCATGCCCCTCTCGTGAGGGGGGAAGGCGTCGGTGAGGATCGCGGTGGAGTTGGAGAACAGGAAGGCGCCCCCCACACCCTGGACGAGCCTGTAGACGATCAGCTGGGTGGCGGCGAAGTTCCCGCGGCCCTGGATAAAGGTCAGCAGGATGGATCCGAGGGTGAAGATAGCGAAGCCCAGGTTGTACAGGCGCACCCGCCCGAACATGTCGGATATGCGCCCACAGGTCACCAGCAGCACCGCCGTGACCACCATGTAACCCATGAGGGCCCACAGCAGGAAGGTGGTCTCCCCGGGCGCCAGAGGGTTGATCCCCATGCCCCTGAAGATGTCCGGCAGCGCTATGAGCACGATGCTGCCGTTGAGGGCCGCCATCAGTATGCCCAACGTGGTGTTGGAGAGGGCGATCCACTTGTAGTCTATGTGCGCCAACCTCCTATGCTGTGTGGTAGCCTGTGCCATCTTCTCCCTCCGTAGCCTCTTGCAACTCATGGTGACCTTCATCGGGGAGCACGCTCAGCAGCTTCTCCAGGACCTCGGCCAGCTGCTCCTGCTCCTGGGGGGCCAGGGCGAGGATCGCCTTGCCTGGGAGGCTTTCCCGGAGCAGGGCCCTGTCCTCCAGCGCCTGCCTGCCGAGCTCGGTAAGCTGTACAGTGGTAGATCTTCTATCTCTTTCGTGGCTCTGTCGGCGTACTAGTCCTCTCTCCTCCAGCCTGTCCACCAGGCCCGTTGCAGTGGAGCGCGCTATACCTAGCTCCTCCGCCAAGCGACTGATAGCCACTGGCTCGAGGTCTCGTATCAGGCGGAGGGCTCTCAGCTCGAACAGCTTGATGCCGTACTTGCTCAGCAGGGCCAGCTGCACGGGCTCGGCAAATATCACCGCTCGCAGGTAGGCACGCAGGGCCCGATCGGCCCGATCATCCCAGGTGCTCAGTGCTCCCTCCTCCAATATATTTGGCAACGCCGAAATATTCACGACTACGTATTATACGCCACGACGTCGTATATGGCAAGCCGTTTGCGCGGGATTGTGCGTGTTTCTGCGGGATATTGCGGTATTCGGGCGGCGGCTGGCCGTGGTAAGATGCGCACGAGCACTATGAGAGGAGGGTGTGAGATGGAGGCAGAGCCGTTTGAGCTGCGGCAGCTGTACAGGTACCTGCGTGTGGTGGACGTATCGGATGCGATGGATGGCATAGGGTACTTTGACCGGGGGTTGGTCTCGCCCCAGATCCGCCCGTTGTGGCCGGGGATGCGTTTCTGGGGGGTGGCCTTCACCGTGCGATGCGTGCCCGCCAGGCGCCCGATGTGGGCTCTGGGGAGCACGCAGGAGATCATCAAAGCCCACGGCATCTGGTTTAGGGAGGTGGAGCATCCCAGCATGGAGGGGCTGATCCGTCCGGGGCACGTGGTGGTGATGGACACCGGAGGGGCTGGGGAGGTGGGCTTCTGGGGGAGCGCCAACAGCCTGGAGGTGATCTCGCAGGGGGCTGTGGGGATAGTGACCGATGGGTACTGTCGGGACACGCGCGAGCTGGAGCTGGAGAGGGTGCCGATATGCGCGCGCGGCAGGGGCAGGACGATCATCCCGGGCAGGATCGAGGTGGTGGAGTACGGGAGCCGGATAGGGTGTGGCGGGGTGCAGGTGAGGCCCGGGGACATAGTGGGCGCGGACGACGATGGGGTGATAGTGGTGCCGCTGGAGGTGGCGGTGGAGGTGGCGCGGCACGCGGTGGGGGTGCTGCTGGCGGACATGAGGGCCAGGCGCAGGCTGTACGAGAGGGCTGGCCTTGCCCCCGACGAGACGGTGGACCACCAGGCGGTCGAGGCTTACTATCGAGGGCTGGGAGTGCTATCCTGAACTTACCTTAGGTTCTGTAGTGGGAGGTGGTGCCATGGATGTGGAGCTTGCTCGAGTATGGGCCCGGGATGAGGGTGTGCGCAGCCTGACGGGTCGGGTGTTGCTGGCCGACGGGCAGGTGGTGGAGGCGTCGTCTGCCGACCTCCACAGCTACGCGCTGGCCGAGGAGCCTGGTGGTCCTAGAGAGGTGGTGCTCGTGGTGGACCGCCCGTCGCTCGGCCTGAGGTGCGAGCACCACGCGGTGCGCTATCCGGGCAGCTTGGCGGAGTACTGGCAGGTGGTGCGTAATACCGGTGACCGTCCGGTGATCCTGCGGAGGGTGGAGTCCGGCAGGGTGCTCCTGCGCCG from Thermobaculum terrenum ATCC BAA-798 includes:
- a CDS encoding polysaccharide deacetylase family protein, which produces MRSLGTSLQEAEVAARYPAGVFPRSVAREPASSQPPLVRPRAITLPVLMYHGFTSLAGEYEVPIPVFREQLDWLKSHGYRTVTLPQVYAYMFGRGRLPRKPVLITMDDGRLSQLAAIRELRKRGMRAVLFVMGGGNQLDWAQLRKIKYWGFEIESHTMTHPLHPPLTKLSSARLWYELYNSRRVLRQRLGVSARYLAYPGGAYDARVVRMARKAGYVGALGSWGGGRWTPAQRFSEPRMLVRGDLSVRAFGQLVRSMTSKPAESPGGGINP
- a CDS encoding MFS transporter; translated protein: MAQATTQHRRLAHIDYKWIALSNTTLGILMAALNGSIVLIALPDIFRGMGINPLAPGETTFLLWALMGYMVVTAVLLVTCGRISDMFGRVRLYNLGFAIFTLGSILLTFIQGRGNFAATQLIVYRLVQGVGGAFLFSNSTAILTDAFPPHERGMAMGVNQIASIGGGFVGLILGGVLAAINWRAVFLVSVPIGLLGTVWAYMMLHETSRRRANQRLDIPGNILFAIGLTVILIALSYAIMPYGSSNMGWTNPWVLGGLAVGLLMLVGFALVELRVPDPMFQVHLFGIRMFAMGNIAGFLASVARGGLQFMLIIWLQGIWLPLHGYSFERTPLWAGIYMLPLSMGFLLMGPLSGYLSDRYGSRLFTTLGMVITAAGFVGLTLLPANFSYPVFAGLILLLGLGMGMFSAPNTASIMNSVPPEYRGVASGMRATFQNAGNTLSITLIFSLVTAGLASKLPAALYGGLTSVGVPAKVAEGISHLPPTGALFAAFLGYNPMATLLPREVLDGLSAANRSKVLGKEFFPDMISGAFMHGVVVAFTICALISLGAAVFSLFRGGKYIYEVQEPDRYEAASLLATDTIPD
- a CDS encoding MarR family winged helix-turn-helix transcriptional regulator, producing MPNILEEGALSTWDDRADRALRAYLRAVIFAEPVQLALLSKYGIKLFELRALRLIRDLEPVAISRLAEELGIARSTATGLVDRLEERGLVRRQSHERDRRSTTVQLTELGRQALEDRALLRESLPGKAILALAPQEQEQLAEVLEKLLSVLPDEGHHELQEATEGEDGTGYHTA
- a CDS encoding RraA family protein — its product is MEAEPFELRQLYRYLRVVDVSDAMDGIGYFDRGLVSPQIRPLWPGMRFWGVAFTVRCVPARRPMWALGSTQEIIKAHGIWFREVEHPSMEGLIRPGHVVVMDTGGAGEVGFWGSANSLEVISQGAVGIVTDGYCRDTRELELERVPICARGRGRTIIPGRIEVVEYGSRIGCGGVQVRPGDIVGADDDGVIVVPLEVAVEVARHAVGVLLADMRARRRLYERAGLAPDETVDHQAVEAYYRGLGVLS